One Cardiocondyla obscurior isolate alpha-2009 linkage group LG11, Cobs3.1, whole genome shotgun sequence DNA segment encodes these proteins:
- the LOC139106625 gene encoding dynein axonemal intermediate chain 2, whose translation MEIKQVLLKTRAEFGKQCIFDTYGPHLDVEIKPDPDAMTQYITKPHRNVGVQHTKQFSLHEAQTVGIQTKNSGMFHFEGGWPKEINPKDVDTTARFRRRVEKDEDWAPKINNLFRQMERNVLQNGALNIYEHHFDDIISTELVKPRSLRTVNVYEDPQTPARSVNNISWSPNSDDKMVVSYRSFGIKPGYSNIAYIWQIDNPNKPWMKLEAPSATVVSEFNPRDPSILASGLVSGQVCSWDVRTGTAPVQMSHRQFSHRDYATVVKWIATKSNEEFFSGSTDGRAMWWDTRKLQRPVEVLVFDLQTPNEPEMDRAIGVASADYEPSVGTKFMFGLENGIVISGSRKARTPAEKIASRFNAHYGPVLSVDRSGFNPKIFLTVGDRVARIWAEDTKEDNLLSTRFIMEDPVCGCWNKTRHSVFYTATRIGVLIVWDLLIGLAEPILTVKLCEQELTAIASHEIGSLLAVGNSAGNVHLVELTQALYSFDKNDRNDFTSYIERCSRFVKTIDTRMKEMKLVKSVAEETPDLALADKKKDKRLINDRNKRKIEKEKTKELRDKPRIIARKKLKDEFPEFYEVENKFFEIVKKEKQKYEEIDYLDISSSKSSRLAKKLGSRKIEKNSRFSMSELIRPEKIPSNGIFKGEREKYSGKTGIVEISKAEIAQDVEQGKAMAEEPLPLLAEEPLPSLVEAIVESPLQEISKRKRRKKAWKKRLMPVIFRLAKPCKVVVCKPDICCRRTAPRKLMRSTDHEVKDKKQEDKRTKLKYDIGARSLIKNKMRWKKRKSWTKLQRVVKRKDLTEKYDEGEKICIPQKTMVPLEEFVGMAEDVKKAKKEIQEANMDRTKAKKPTEKAPRNRLRLVISFYQIDLRLVYL comes from the exons ATGGAGATCAAGCAAGTCCTTCTGAAAACACGCGCCGAATTTGGCAAGCAATGTATTTTCGACACATACGGGCCGCATCTGGACGTCGAAATCAAACCGGATCCGGATGCTATGACGCAGTACATTACAAAGCCTCATCGCAACGTAGGCGTGCAGCACACTAAACAGTTCTCTTTACACGag GCTCAAACTGTCGGCATTCAGACGAAGAACAGCGGAATGTTTCACTTTGAAGGTGGTTGGCCGAAGGAAATCAATCCGAAAGACGTGGATACTACAGCGAGATTTCGGAGGCGAGTCGAGAAAGATGAGGATTGGGCgccgaaaataaataacttatttcGG CAAATGGAGCGCAACGTTCTTCAAAATGGtgcgttaaatatatatgaacACCATTTCGATGATATAATCTCTACGGAATTAGTAAAACCCCGTAGTctcag AACAGTGAACGTCTACGAGGATCCTCAAACGCCGGCGAGATCGGTGAATAATATTTCTTGGTCGCCAAACTCTGACGATAAAATGGTAGTCTCATACCGCTCCTTTGGAATCAAGCCAGGTTACAGCAACATTGCGTACATCTGGCAGATTG ACAATCCTAATAAGCCGTGGATGAAGCTGGAGGCCCCATCTGCCACGGTGGTCAGCGAGTTTAATCCCCGAGATCCTTCCATACTTGCCAGCGGCTTGGTGTCAGGCCAAGTTTGTAGCTGGGACGTCAGAACTGGCACCGCTCCGGTTCAAATGTCTCATCGTCAATTCAGTCATAG GGATTACGCGACGGTAGTCAAGTGGATCGCCACGAAGAGTAATGAAGAGTTTTTCTCGGGCTCGACGGACGGCCGTGCTATGTGGTGGGATACTAGAAAGTTGCAGAGACCAGTCGAAGTTCTTGTGTTCGATCTCCAGACTCCAAACGAGCCGGAGATGGATCGGGCAATCGGAGTCGCATCGGCTGACTATGAGCCTAGTGTAGGCACGAAGTTCATGTTCGGTTTAGAAAATGGCATTGTGATCAGCGGTTCGCGAAAGGCGAGAACGCCGGCTGAGAAAATCGCCTCGAGATTCAATGCCCATTACGGGCCGGTGCTTTCCGTCGATCGTAGCGGCTTTAATCCGAAGATTTTCTTGACCGTTGGAGATCGCGTGGCTCGCATTTGGGCGGAAGACACCAAAGAAGACAATCTATTGTCGAcgag GTTTATAATGGAGGATCCAGTTTGCGGTTGTTGGAATAAAACGAGACACTCTGTGTTTTACACAGCGACGCGTATCGGTGTGCTGATTGTATGGGATCTCTTGATAGGTCTCGCAGAACCAATTTTGACAGTAAAACTATGCGAACAAGAATTAACAGCTATTGCGTCACACGAAATAGGATCTTTGCTGGCCGTTGGAAATTCTGCTGGTAATGTTCACCTAGTCGAATTGACACAGGCGTTGTATTCGTTTGATAAAAACGATAGAAACGATTTTACATCG TACATAGAGAGATGTTCTCGTTTTGTGAAAACAATAGACACGCGAATGAAAGAAATGAAATTGGTAAAAAGTGTCGCAGAGGAAACGCCAGACCTTGCGCTAgcagataaaaagaaagataaacgATTAATAAACGATCGCAATAAACGAAAGattgaaaaggaaaagacGAAAGAACTGCGAGACAAACCCAGAATTATAGCAAGAAAAAAGCTTAAAGATGAGTTCCCCGAGTTTTACGAGGTGGAAAACAAATTCTTTGAGATTGTAAAAAAG GAGAAACAGAAGTACGAAGAGATAGACTATTTAGATATCTCATCTTCGAAATCGAGTCGTTTAGCGAAAAAGCTCGGCAGtcgtaaaattgaaaaaaattcgcgTTTTTCAATGAGCGAATTAATAAGACCTGAGAAAATACCATCCAACGGAATATTCAAAGGggagcgagaaaaatattcaggGAAAACTGGGATCGTCGAAATTTCCAAAGCGGAAATAGCGCAAGACGTTGAACAGGGAAAGGCAATGGCGGAAGAGCCCTTGCCTTTGTTGGCGGAAGAGCCCTTGCCTTCGTTGGTGGAAGCGATTGTAGAATCTCCTCTGCAGGAAATTAGCAAGAGAAAGCGCAGAAAGAAGGCGTGGAAGAAGCGACTGATGCCCGTCATTTTCAGGTTGGCGAAGCCTTGTAAAGTTGTTGTCTGCAAACCTGATATTTGCTGCCGCAGAACTGCGCCTAGAAAATTAATGAG ATCCACAGATCATGAAGTCAAAGATAAAAAACAGGAAGACAAGAGAACAAAATTAAAGTACGATATAGGAGCGAGATCGTTAATTAAGAACAAAATGAgatggaagaaaagaaaatcctggACAAAGCTTCAACGTGTTGTTAAGCGCAAAGATCTAACCGAAAAGTACGATGAGGGAGAAAAAATTTGTATCCCTCAGAAGACGATGGTGCCGCTCGAGGAATTCGTTGGCATGGCGGAAGATGTGAAGAAAGCTAAAAAAGAGATTCAGGAAGCCAACATGGATAGGACAAAGGCAAAGAAACCCACCGAGAAAGCTCCGAGAAATAGGTTGAGATTGGTTATAAGTTTTTATCAAATTGATCTGCGATTAGtttatctgtaa